One Gadus chalcogrammus isolate NIFS_2021 chromosome 4, NIFS_Gcha_1.0, whole genome shotgun sequence DNA segment encodes these proteins:
- the LOC130380445 gene encoding zinc finger protein 431-like isoform X6: MLPARQKTWKRIFVGTKLSLKSMQPHFKSEEDCDAFGDRSTQRGATSESLGVVAPGSSSHMSSHSEELVQTPDTISIKLEEDIGGGLPAGEDGNDIRDCSTQRGATSESLRVDAPGSSHMSSHNGELRILSVYGQGEGPLAVDGWWKVSPNNANMIVHMRTRPDEKPYGCDQCTKSFSRKGNLKIHMRTHTGEKPYRCDQCTKSFSRKGHLKIHMRTHSGEKPYKCDQCTMRFSQKVTLKIHMKTHTGEKPYSCDHCKKRFARHGDLNVHMRTHSGEKPYKCDQCTMRFSQKCTLKTHMKTHSGEKPYRCDQCPKCFSLKDHLKTHMWTHSGVKPYKCDQCTMRFSQKCTLKIHMRTHSGEKPYKCDQCTMRFSVKGNLKIHMRTHTGEKPYRCDRCTKRFSQTSHLKSHMKTHPGEKPYKCDRCTQGFSQTSHLKIHMKTHTGEKPYKCDRCTKGFSLKCTLNIHMRTHSGEKPYKCDQCTKGFNEKGNLKIHMRTHSGEKPYKCDQCTMRFSQQGTLKNHMRTHSG, translated from the exons atgttgcctgccagacagaAAACCTGGAAACGCATATTTGTAGGCACAAAGCTGTCCTTAAAGTCTATgcagccccattttaaaagtgaag aagactgcgatgcctttggagaccgtagcactcagcgtGGCGCCACATCAGAGAGCCTGGGTGTtgtcgcccctggctcctcctcccacatgtccagtcacagcgaggaactggtg cagaccccagacaccatttcaatcaagcttgaagaggatattggtggaggcttgcccgctGGAG AAGACGGCAATGACAttagagactgcagcacgcagcgcggcgccacctcggagagtctgcgtgtggacgcccctggctcctcccacatgtcaagtcacaacggggagctgcgcatcctgagcgtttacggacaaggggagggcccactggcggtggatggTTGGTGGAAGGTTTctcccaacaatgccaatatgatcgtACACATGAGGACCCGACCAGACGAGAAGCCGTacgggtgtgaccaatgcacgaagagcttcagtcggaaaggcaacctgaaaatccacatgagaactcacaccggggagaagccctacaggtgtgaccaatgcacgaagagcttCAGTCGGAAAGGCCACCTGAaaatccacatgaggactcactccggcgagaagccctacaagtgtgaccaatgcacgatgcgcttcagtcagaaagtcaccctgaagatccacatgaagactcacaccggggagaaaccctacagctgtgaccaTTGCAAAAAGCGCTTCGCTCGGCATGGCGACCTGaacgtccacatgaggactcactctggggagaagccctacaagtgtgaccaatgcacgatgcgcttcagtcagaaatgcaccctgaagacccacatgaagactcactccggcgagaagccctacaggtgtgaccaatgcccgaagtgcttcagtctgaaagaccacctgaagacccacatgtggactcactctggggtgaagccctacaagtgtgaccaatgcacgatgcgcttcagtcagaaatgcaccctgaagatccacatgaggactcactctggggagaagccctacaagtgtgaccaatgcacgatgcgcttcagtgtgaaaggcaacctgaagatccacatgagaactcacaccggcgagaagccctacaggtgtgaccgatgcacgaagcgcttcagtcagacaagccacctgaagagccacatgaagactcaccCCGGGGAGAaaccctacaagtgtgaccgaTGCACACAGGGCTTCAGTcagacaagccacctgaagatccacatgaagactcacaccggggagaaaccctacaagtgtgaccgaTGCACAAAGGGCTTCAGTCTGAAATGCACCCTGaatatccacatgaggactcactccggggagaagccctacaagtgtgaccaatgcacgaagggcTTCAAtgagaaaggcaacctgaagatccacatgaggactcactccggcgagaagccctacaagtgtgaccaatgcacgatgcgcttcagtcAGCAAGGCACCCTGAAgaaccacatgaggactcactccggttaG
- the LOC130380445 gene encoding zinc finger protein 431-like isoform X5: protein MLPARQKTWKRIFVGTKLSLKSMQPHFKSEEDCDAFGDRSTQRGATSESLGVVAPGSSSHMSSHSEELVQQTPDTISIKLEEDIGGGLPAGEDGNDIRDCSTQRGATSESLRVDAPGSSHMSSHNGELRILSVYGQGEGPLAVDGWWKVSPNNANMIVHMRTRPDEKPYGCDQCTKSFSRKGNLKIHMRTHTGEKPYRCDQCTKSFSRKGHLKIHMRTHSGEKPYKCDQCTMRFSQKVTLKIHMKTHTGEKPYSCDHCKKRFARHGDLNVHMRTHSGEKPYKCDQCTMRFSQKCTLKTHMKTHSGEKPYRCDQCPKCFSLKDHLKTHMWTHSGVKPYKCDQCTMRFSQKCTLKIHMRTHSGEKPYKCDQCTMRFSVKGNLKIHMRTHTGEKPYRCDRCTKRFSQTSHLKSHMKTHPGEKPYKCDRCTQGFSQTSHLKIHMKTHTGEKPYKCDRCTKGFSLKCTLNIHMRTHSGEKPYKCDQCTKGFNEKGNLKIHMRTHSGEKPYKCDQCTMRFSQQGTLKNHMRTHSG, encoded by the exons atgttgcctgccagacagaAAACCTGGAAACGCATATTTGTAGGCACAAAGCTGTCCTTAAAGTCTATgcagccccattttaaaagtgaag aagactgcgatgcctttggagaccgtagcactcagcgtGGCGCCACATCAGAGAGCCTGGGTGTtgtcgcccctggctcctcctcccacatgtccagtcacagcgaggaactggtg cagcagaccccagacaccatttcaatcaagcttgaagaggatattggtggaggcttgcccgctGGAG AAGACGGCAATGACAttagagactgcagcacgcagcgcggcgccacctcggagagtctgcgtgtggacgcccctggctcctcccacatgtcaagtcacaacggggagctgcgcatcctgagcgtttacggacaaggggagggcccactggcggtggatggTTGGTGGAAGGTTTctcccaacaatgccaatatgatcgtACACATGAGGACCCGACCAGACGAGAAGCCGTacgggtgtgaccaatgcacgaagagcttcagtcggaaaggcaacctgaaaatccacatgagaactcacaccggggagaagccctacaggtgtgaccaatgcacgaagagcttCAGTCGGAAAGGCCACCTGAaaatccacatgaggactcactccggcgagaagccctacaagtgtgaccaatgcacgatgcgcttcagtcagaaagtcaccctgaagatccacatgaagactcacaccggggagaaaccctacagctgtgaccaTTGCAAAAAGCGCTTCGCTCGGCATGGCGACCTGaacgtccacatgaggactcactctggggagaagccctacaagtgtgaccaatgcacgatgcgcttcagtcagaaatgcaccctgaagacccacatgaagactcactccggcgagaagccctacaggtgtgaccaatgcccgaagtgcttcagtctgaaagaccacctgaagacccacatgtggactcactctggggtgaagccctacaagtgtgaccaatgcacgatgcgcttcagtcagaaatgcaccctgaagatccacatgaggactcactctggggagaagccctacaagtgtgaccaatgcacgatgcgcttcagtgtgaaaggcaacctgaagatccacatgagaactcacaccggcgagaagccctacaggtgtgaccgatgcacgaagcgcttcagtcagacaagccacctgaagagccacatgaagactcaccCCGGGGAGAaaccctacaagtgtgaccgaTGCACACAGGGCTTCAGTcagacaagccacctgaagatccacatgaagactcacaccggggagaaaccctacaagtgtgaccgaTGCACAAAGGGCTTCAGTCTGAAATGCACCCTGaatatccacatgaggactcactccggggagaagccctacaagtgtgaccaatgcacgaagggcTTCAAtgagaaaggcaacctgaagatccacatgaggactcactccggcgagaagccctacaagtgtgaccaatgcacgatgcgcttcagtcAGCAAGGCACCCTGAAgaaccacatgaggactcactccggttaG
- the LOC130380445 gene encoding zinc finger protein 431-like isoform X3, with product MALRSSCCDQIILRWCSLSVLNLANHLSFESREEGAGGDVPLQNCESVSAVHILNPLCHCCVHLNNFFPVYKYTMPPFMQIMYQNNYFFSPSAEDCDAFGDRSTQRGATSESLGVVAPGSSSHMSSHSEELVQQTPDTISIKLEEDIGGGLPAGEDGNDIRDCSTQRGATSESLRVDAPGSSHMSSHNGELRILSVYGQGEGPLAVDGWWKVSPNNANMIVHMRTRPDEKPYGCDQCTKSFSRKGNLKIHMRTHTGEKPYRCDQCTKSFSRKGHLKIHMRTHSGEKPYKCDQCTMRFSQKVTLKIHMKTHTGEKPYSCDHCKKRFARHGDLNVHMRTHSGEKPYKCDQCTMRFSQKCTLKTHMKTHSGEKPYRCDQCPKCFSLKDHLKTHMWTHSGVKPYKCDQCTMRFSQKCTLKIHMRTHSGEKPYKCDQCTMRFSVKGNLKIHMRTHTGEKPYRCDRCTKRFSQTSHLKSHMKTHPGEKPYKCDRCTQGFSQTSHLKIHMKTHTGEKPYKCDRCTKGFSLKCTLNIHMRTHSGEKPYKCDQCTKGFNEKGNLKIHMRTHSGEKPYKCDQCTMRFSQQGTLKNHMRTHSG from the exons ATGGCGCTTCGCAGCTCATGTTGTGatcagatcattttgcgctggtgttcgttgagtgtccttaacctggccaaccacttgagctttgagtctagggaggagggtgctggaggagacgtccctctccaaaactgtgaatctgtgtctgcagtacacattttaaaccccctgtgtcattgttgcgtacatttaaataatttctttcccgtgtacaaatacacaatgcctccctttatgcaaataatgtatcaaaacaattactttttttctccctctgcagaagactgcgatgcctttggagaccgtagcactcagcgtGGCGCCACATCAGAGAGCCTGGGTGTtgtcgcccctggctcctcctcccacatgtccagtcacagcgaggaactggtg cagcagaccccagacaccatttcaatcaagcttgaagaggatattggtggaggcttgcccgctGGAG AAGACGGCAATGACAttagagactgcagcacgcagcgcggcgccacctcggagagtctgcgtgtggacgcccctggctcctcccacatgtcaagtcacaacggggagctgcgcatcctgagcgtttacggacaaggggagggcccactggcggtggatggTTGGTGGAAGGTTTctcccaacaatgccaatatgatcgtACACATGAGGACCCGACCAGACGAGAAGCCGTacgggtgtgaccaatgcacgaagagcttcagtcggaaaggcaacctgaaaatccacatgagaactcacaccggggagaagccctacaggtgtgaccaatgcacgaagagcttCAGTCGGAAAGGCCACCTGAaaatccacatgaggactcactccggcgagaagccctacaagtgtgaccaatgcacgatgcgcttcagtcagaaagtcaccctgaagatccacatgaagactcacaccggggagaaaccctacagctgtgaccaTTGCAAAAAGCGCTTCGCTCGGCATGGCGACCTGaacgtccacatgaggactcactctggggagaagccctacaagtgtgaccaatgcacgatgcgcttcagtcagaaatgcaccctgaagacccacatgaagactcactccggcgagaagccctacaggtgtgaccaatgcccgaagtgcttcagtctgaaagaccacctgaagacccacatgtggactcactctggggtgaagccctacaagtgtgaccaatgcacgatgcgcttcagtcagaaatgcaccctgaagatccacatgaggactcactctggggagaagccctacaagtgtgaccaatgcacgatgcgcttcagtgtgaaaggcaacctgaagatccacatgagaactcacaccggcgagaagccctacaggtgtgaccgatgcacgaagcgcttcagtcagacaagccacctgaagagccacatgaagactcaccCCGGGGAGAaaccctacaagtgtgaccgaTGCACACAGGGCTTCAGTcagacaagccacctgaagatccacatgaagactcacaccggggagaaaccctacaagtgtgaccgaTGCACAAAGGGCTTCAGTCTGAAATGCACCCTGaatatccacatgaggactcactccggggagaagccctacaagtgtgaccaatgcacgaagggcTTCAAtgagaaaggcaacctgaagatccacatgaggactcactccggcgagaagccctacaagtgtgaccaatgcacgatgcgcttcagtcAGCAAGGCACCCTGAAgaaccacatgaggactcactccggttaG
- the LOC130380445 gene encoding zinc finger protein 431-like isoform X4, giving the protein MALRSSCCDQIILRWCSLSVLNLANHLSFESREEGAGGDVPLQNCESVSAVHILNPLCHCCVHLNNFFPVYKYTMPPFMQIMYQNNYFFSPSAEDCDAFGDRSTQRGATSESLGVVAPGSSSHMSSHSEELVQTPDTISIKLEEDIGGGLPAGEDGNDIRDCSTQRGATSESLRVDAPGSSHMSSHNGELRILSVYGQGEGPLAVDGWWKVSPNNANMIVHMRTRPDEKPYGCDQCTKSFSRKGNLKIHMRTHTGEKPYRCDQCTKSFSRKGHLKIHMRTHSGEKPYKCDQCTMRFSQKVTLKIHMKTHTGEKPYSCDHCKKRFARHGDLNVHMRTHSGEKPYKCDQCTMRFSQKCTLKTHMKTHSGEKPYRCDQCPKCFSLKDHLKTHMWTHSGVKPYKCDQCTMRFSQKCTLKIHMRTHSGEKPYKCDQCTMRFSVKGNLKIHMRTHTGEKPYRCDRCTKRFSQTSHLKSHMKTHPGEKPYKCDRCTQGFSQTSHLKIHMKTHTGEKPYKCDRCTKGFSLKCTLNIHMRTHSGEKPYKCDQCTKGFNEKGNLKIHMRTHSGEKPYKCDQCTMRFSQQGTLKNHMRTHSG; this is encoded by the exons ATGGCGCTTCGCAGCTCATGTTGTGatcagatcattttgcgctggtgttcgttgagtgtccttaacctggccaaccacttgagctttgagtctagggaggagggtgctggaggagacgtccctctccaaaactgtgaatctgtgtctgcagtacacattttaaaccccctgtgtcattgttgcgtacatttaaataatttctttcccgtgtacaaatacacaatgcctccctttatgcaaataatgtatcaaaacaattactttttttctccctctgcagaagactgcgatgcctttggagaccgtagcactcagcgtGGCGCCACATCAGAGAGCCTGGGTGTtgtcgcccctggctcctcctcccacatgtccagtcacagcgaggaactggtg cagaccccagacaccatttcaatcaagcttgaagaggatattggtggaggcttgcccgctGGAG AAGACGGCAATGACAttagagactgcagcacgcagcgcggcgccacctcggagagtctgcgtgtggacgcccctggctcctcccacatgtcaagtcacaacggggagctgcgcatcctgagcgtttacggacaaggggagggcccactggcggtggatggTTGGTGGAAGGTTTctcccaacaatgccaatatgatcgtACACATGAGGACCCGACCAGACGAGAAGCCGTacgggtgtgaccaatgcacgaagagcttcagtcggaaaggcaacctgaaaatccacatgagaactcacaccggggagaagccctacaggtgtgaccaatgcacgaagagcttCAGTCGGAAAGGCCACCTGAaaatccacatgaggactcactccggcgagaagccctacaagtgtgaccaatgcacgatgcgcttcagtcagaaagtcaccctgaagatccacatgaagactcacaccggggagaaaccctacagctgtgaccaTTGCAAAAAGCGCTTCGCTCGGCATGGCGACCTGaacgtccacatgaggactcactctggggagaagccctacaagtgtgaccaatgcacgatgcgcttcagtcagaaatgcaccctgaagacccacatgaagactcactccggcgagaagccctacaggtgtgaccaatgcccgaagtgcttcagtctgaaagaccacctgaagacccacatgtggactcactctggggtgaagccctacaagtgtgaccaatgcacgatgcgcttcagtcagaaatgcaccctgaagatccacatgaggactcactctggggagaagccctacaagtgtgaccaatgcacgatgcgcttcagtgtgaaaggcaacctgaagatccacatgagaactcacaccggcgagaagccctacaggtgtgaccgatgcacgaagcgcttcagtcagacaagccacctgaagagccacatgaagactcaccCCGGGGAGAaaccctacaagtgtgaccgaTGCACACAGGGCTTCAGTcagacaagccacctgaagatccacatgaagactcacaccggggagaaaccctacaagtgtgaccgaTGCACAAAGGGCTTCAGTCTGAAATGCACCCTGaatatccacatgaggactcactccggggagaagccctacaagtgtgaccaatgcacgaagggcTTCAAtgagaaaggcaacctgaagatccacatgaggactcactccggcgagaagccctacaagtgtgaccaatgcacgatgcgcttcagtcAGCAAGGCACCCTGAAgaaccacatgaggactcactccggttaG